One window of Candidatus Methylomirabilota bacterium genomic DNA carries:
- the pgsA gene encoding CDP-diacylglycerol--glycerol-3-phosphate 3-phosphatidyltransferase — protein sequence MLNLANSLTILRIFMTPVISILLVYKFWRLSLATFLLAGVTDALDGFIARSRAQRTDLGTILDPLADKLLLSATFVTLVYLRQIPQWLFIIVISRDLILIGGFLVVYIATGKTTVSVSKMGKLTTGLQVATVLTTLLARLSSGVGSFLPGLVYLTAAITIFSGLDYVRRGARVLSW from the coding sequence ATGCTGAACCTTGCCAATAGCCTCACGATCCTCAGGATCTTTATGACCCCCGTCATCTCGATCCTGCTGGTTTACAAGTTCTGGAGGCTTAGCCTGGCGACCTTTCTGTTGGCAGGCGTCACCGACGCACTGGACGGGTTTATCGCTCGTTCGAGGGCCCAGCGAACAGACTTGGGGACGATCCTGGATCCCCTGGCCGACAAGCTGCTGCTCTCTGCCACCTTCGTGACGCTGGTCTATCTGCGGCAGATTCCCCAGTGGCTCTTCATTATTGTTATCAGCCGGGATCTGATATTGATTGGCGGTTTCCTCGTCGTCTACATTGCCACCGGCAAGACAACGGTCTCCGTCTCCAAGATGGGAAAGCTTACCACCGGTCTGCAGGTTGCGACCGTGTTGACAACCCTGCTGGCGCGTCTGAGCAGCGGGGTGGGATCCTTCTTGCCTGGGCTCGTCTATCTCACAGCAGCGATCACGATCTTTTCCGGACTCGACTACGTCCGCCGGGGCGCGAGGGTGCTCAGCTGGTGA
- a CDS encoding Dyp-type peroxidase, whose translation MNNAQSGILESTPPVARYLIFSLTDQDEVRRSLRLLGNIADGRQTVVGLGQSLVLALGATVPGLRTAPCYTGAGCEVPSTPFALWCWLRGDDKGELLHRTRRIHEALTPAFRLEQVIDAFTYGTGRDLTGYEDGTENPKDERASEVACVRGHGERLDGSSFVAVQHWVHDLDRFEAKSTQEQDYTVGRRRSDNDEIEDAPPSAHIKRTAQESFDPAAFVLRRSMPWTDGLRAGLVFVAFAASFDAFEALLRRMVGAEDGIVDALFTFTRPISGAFFWCPGMHDGRLDLRLLGV comes from the coding sequence ATGAACAACGCGCAATCCGGAATCCTGGAATCGACCCCTCCGGTCGCCCGGTATCTCATCTTCTCGCTGACCGACCAGGACGAAGTCCGTAGGAGCCTGCGGCTCCTCGGTAACATCGCTGACGGTCGACAGACTGTTGTCGGACTCGGTCAATCGCTGGTGCTGGCGCTAGGGGCGACGGTGCCCGGTCTCCGCACGGCTCCGTGCTATACCGGCGCCGGGTGTGAAGTGCCTTCAACGCCGTTCGCGTTGTGGTGTTGGTTGAGGGGGGATGACAAGGGTGAGCTGCTGCATCGAACCAGGCGCATTCATGAGGCGCTGACGCCTGCGTTTCGCCTGGAACAGGTCATTGATGCCTTCACCTATGGTACAGGTCGGGATTTGACGGGGTATGAAGACGGCACTGAGAACCCGAAAGACGAGCGTGCGTCTGAGGTTGCGTGTGTTCGGGGACACGGCGAGAGGCTGGATGGATCGAGCTTCGTCGCCGTCCAGCATTGGGTACATGATCTCGACCGCTTCGAAGCCAAGTCGACCCAGGAGCAGGATTATACGGTGGGGCGCCGCCGGAGCGACAACGATGAGATCGAAGATGCGCCGCCGTCTGCGCACATAAAAAGAACGGCGCAGGAAAGCTTCGATCCTGCAGCGTTCGTATTGAGGCGCTCGATGCCGTGGACGGACGGCTTACGCGCAGGCTTGGTCTTTGTCGCGTTTGCCGCGTCATTCGACGCGTTCGAGGCCCTCTTGAGACGGATGGTCGGCGCGGAAGACGGGATCGTAGACGCATTGTTCACCTTCACCCGTCCGATATCAGGTGCCTTTTTCTGGTGCCCGGGCATGCATGACGGGCGATTGGATTTACGATTGCTCGGCGTGTAA
- the der gene encoding ribosome biogenesis GTPase Der: MSLPIVTIVGRPNVGKSTLFNRLVGGRRAIVHDEPGVTRDRLYATVEWKGRTFTLGDTGGLEPGAGSGLAAQVLIQVRQAVQEAALVIFVVDAREGLTPLDEEIARLLRHDVKARIVVAPNKVDRPAHETLASEFFRMGFDEICPVSAEHGLGVAELCDVIVEALPPAEVAPEQKAIRVTVVGRPNVGKSSLVNGLLGQERVIVSELPGTTRDAIDTPFTYNDTPYILIDTAGLRSRSKVQQPLERFSVVRALKAIERSDVALILLDAKDGITDQDAKIAAFVQDAGSGAILVANKWDLMPSGGDARQQFTLEVRERLRHLDYAPIAFVSALTGYQVLTLLPMLQTVSQARTHRVPTPQLNDLIGEAVQKYPPPAHGKRPVRFHYATQAAALPPTFLLFVSDPRGVRVAYRRYLVNQLRAAYGFVGTPIRLVLKAKSA, translated from the coding sequence ATGTCCCTTCCGATTGTCACGATTGTTGGTCGGCCCAATGTAGGGAAATCGACCTTATTCAACCGGCTGGTGGGGGGGCGAAGGGCGATTGTGCACGACGAGCCTGGCGTCACCAGGGATCGGCTGTACGCGACGGTCGAGTGGAAGGGCCGCACGTTCACCCTCGGTGATACGGGGGGGTTGGAGCCTGGCGCAGGAAGCGGTCTGGCGGCCCAGGTGCTCATCCAGGTCCGGCAGGCGGTTCAGGAGGCCGCCCTCGTCATCTTCGTCGTTGACGCCCGCGAGGGGCTGACACCACTGGATGAAGAGATCGCTCGGCTGCTTCGACACGATGTGAAAGCTCGCATCGTCGTGGCGCCGAATAAGGTCGATCGTCCGGCCCATGAGACGCTGGCGTCTGAATTCTTTCGGATGGGGTTCGACGAGATCTGCCCGGTCTCCGCCGAGCATGGGCTGGGCGTCGCGGAGCTGTGCGACGTGATTGTCGAGGCGCTGCCACCGGCAGAGGTTGCACCCGAGCAGAAGGCCATCCGCGTGACGGTGGTCGGTCGCCCGAATGTGGGAAAATCATCGCTGGTCAACGGGCTACTGGGGCAGGAGCGTGTCATCGTGAGTGAGCTGCCGGGCACAACGAGGGATGCGATCGATACCCCGTTCACCTACAACGATACCCCGTACATCCTGATCGACACCGCAGGACTCCGGTCGCGTAGTAAGGTCCAACAGCCATTGGAACGGTTCAGCGTAGTGCGGGCGCTCAAGGCCATTGAACGGAGCGATGTCGCCCTGATCCTGCTGGACGCGAAAGACGGGATCACTGACCAGGATGCCAAAATCGCCGCCTTCGTCCAGGACGCCGGCAGCGGTGCCATCCTGGTGGCGAATAAGTGGGACCTGATGCCGTCCGGCGGCGATGCCCGGCAACAGTTCACACTGGAGGTCCGCGAGCGATTGCGGCACCTGGACTACGCGCCCATCGCGTTCGTCTCGGCGCTGACCGGCTATCAAGTGCTTACGCTGTTACCGATGCTTCAGACCGTCTCACAAGCGCGCACCCACCGGGTGCCGACCCCCCAGCTCAATGATCTCATTGGTGAGGCGGTCCAGAAGTATCCCCCGCCCGCCCACGGCAAACGCCCCGTCCGATTTCATTACGCCACACAGGCGGCAGCGCTTCCCCCCACTTTTTTACTCTTCGTAAGCGACCCGCGCGGTGTGCGGGTCGCTTACCGGCGCTATCTGGTCAACCAACTCAGAGCCGCGTACGGCTTTGTCGGTACTCCAATCCGCTTGGTTTTAAAGGCCAAGTCCGCCTAG